ATTATTATTCAAATAAAATACCCTTCAAACCGGCAGTTGCATATTAACTACAACCAGAAGGTGATCTGATAACAAGTCAATCCTCGAAAACGTCCAAATGAAGAATCTTTATCTGTGCCTTTTTCTGTTGATTTCAAATTTAGCCTTTGCCCAAAGTCCGCGCATACTGATTGTAACTGCCCACCCGGACGATGAAACCATGTTCCCGGTCACAATATTCAAGGCGACGCGCGAGTTGAAAGGCTCCGCTGATCTTGCATTGATCACAGATGCATCGGGAGGCTACAACGGATTGGTGGCATCTAGTTATTACGGATTGAATATGGTCGACTCGGCTACAGGCAGAAAGCATTTACCCTTGATCCGGAAAAAAGAAATCATGGCCTCGGGTGAAATCATGGGAATCGGGAACTTCTTCTTTTTTGACCAGCTGGATGATTACTATAACCGGGACGAAAAGCCTTATCTCGCGGGTAAGAACTGGGACATCAAATACATTGAAACCCGCCTCGACCAGATTCTGCGCAAAGGAAATTATGACTTCATATTTTGCCTGATCCCCCACGACGGCCAGCACGCGCACCATAAAACGGCGTCAATCAGCGCGATACGGGCAGTGCAGCGGTTTGCAGGAGCAAAGAAACCGGTTGTATTGGGCGGGCAATCGCAAAACAAAGGGTCTTCGTTTAAATTCGCAGGATTGATTGGCTATCCCGAAACCAACATTCTTGCCTCGGCACCGGTTTTTGAATTTGACCGTTCTGCCAGTTTCGGAGAGGATAACAAGCACAGCTACATGATTGTAGCGGATTGGGTGAAGGCAGCGCACAAGTCGCAGAGCGGTGATATGAACCAGGCTATGCACCGGGGCGACCTGGAAACGTTCTGGTATTTCGAGATCAATGGAGAGGCGGGATTGAATAAAACGAAAGAGTTTTTTGAAAAGATCAATCAGGCAGGCTTTTCCAAAAAGTAAGCAGCAATTAAAGTGGTTTTAGGACCATAAACAAAGAACTGCCAAAAGGCGCACCGGGCAGCAGCGCAGCTTCCATTTTCGTGATGGCACGGAGTATAGTGTTGATCAGGTTACCCGGGTATTTTACATCGGAATCCACTTCGCTGATATTCACCGCGCTACGGCGGATCTGGTACTTCTGCCACTGCCTGACCAGCAGAATAGGCAGTGATAACAAGAATGGCCAGTAGCTGTTGTATTGAATTTTAAGGCCGGCTGCGGCACTGTACGTCTTAAAATCGGCAATCGTAAATCTTCGCTGGCTTCCTACTGCCAGATCATGCGTGCCAGAAAACGCTTCAAAAGCGTGAATATTGATGATAATAATGCCATTGTTATTCAACCGGCTTTTAAAATCCTGCAATGCATGGATGATTTTCTGATCACTTAAAAAGTACAGTGCATCGTTGCAGCTGATCACATCGAATTTCCTGCCGGGCAAATACAATTCCATATCTTTGAGGTCGCCAAACGTGACATTCAGTTTCCGCTCATTTGCAAAATCAATCGCGTGCTGTGAGTAGTCGAAGCCTGTGACATTATCGTATCCATTTTGTCTCAGATAAGATAACAAACCGCCCGTTCCGCAAGCTGCGTCCAGAATAGCCAGACCAGTGTTATCTGCTCCAAAATGCCGCTTAACCTGCTCCAAAACACGCGCATGCAGGATTTGGTACCACCAGAGCTGCTGCTCTACTTCAAACATGCGCTGATATTCCAGTCTGTTGTCGATCATACAGGCTCCCCGCTATTGTATTTAATCACATATTGCGGCTGACCGCTTTGTGCCATAAAACTCTTGCCGATATATTCTCCCAATACGCTCAACAATGTGCATTGTATTCCTCCTATAAATATAAAAGTAGCTGTAACCACTTGCCAGCCCTTTGGGTCCGGGCCGATCAGCCATTGAATTGTAAGGAACAACAGCAGAAGAGAGCCCAGCGTAAACAAACCGACCCCAATCGGCATGAATAGCCGGATCGGCAGAGAGGAATAGCAAAAAAGTATATTGAGGAAAAGCGAGACCAGTTTTTGCCAGGTATAATTTGAGATCCCTTCTTCACGCTTCAAATGTGCAACCTGCACTGTCCCGATATTTTTTGTAATTCTGAAGATCAGCCCGTCAATGTAAGGATAGGGGCCCTGGTATTTAATAATTTCCTGAACTACTTCCTTACGTATCAGCTTGAAGCTCGATAGATAGAGATCTTTCGGTTTGTTGAGTAAATAGC
This Dyadobacter sp. UC 10 DNA region includes the following protein-coding sequences:
- a CDS encoding class I SAM-dependent methyltransferase, producing the protein MIDNRLEYQRMFEVEQQLWWYQILHARVLEQVKRHFGADNTGLAILDAACGTGGLLSYLRQNGYDNVTGFDYSQHAIDFANERKLNVTFGDLKDMELYLPGRKFDVISCNDALYFLSDQKIIHALQDFKSRLNNNGIIIINIHAFEAFSGTHDLAVGSQRRFTIADFKTYSAAAGLKIQYNSYWPFLLSLPILLVRQWQKYQIRRSAVNISEVDSDVKYPGNLINTILRAITKMEAALLPGAPFGSSLFMVLKPL
- a CDS encoding PIG-L family deacetylase, translated to MKNLYLCLFLLISNLAFAQSPRILIVTAHPDDETMFPVTIFKATRELKGSADLALITDASGGYNGLVASSYYGLNMVDSATGRKHLPLIRKKEIMASGEIMGIGNFFFFDQLDDYYNRDEKPYLAGKNWDIKYIETRLDQILRKGNYDFIFCLIPHDGQHAHHKTASISAIRAVQRFAGAKKPVVLGGQSQNKGSSFKFAGLIGYPETNILASAPVFEFDRSASFGEDNKHSYMIVADWVKAAHKSQSGDMNQAMHRGDLETFWYFEINGEAGLNKTKEFFEKINQAGFSKK
- a CDS encoding glycosyltransferase family 2 protein — encoded protein: MKLSVIIPVYNSEKTISPLVEKLQGTLSEITFEIILVNDCSRDKSEEVCMQLSKIYSNVRFISLRRNYGEFNAVMCGLNWAFGDYSVMIDDDFQNPPEEILKLVETAENGQYDVVYTYYSKKQHSVGRNLGSKLVNWLTSYLLNKPKDLYLSSFKLIRKEVVQEIIKYQGPYPYIDGLIFRITKNIGTVQVAHLKREEGISNYTWQKLVSLFLNILFCYSSLPIRLFMPIGVGLFTLGSLLLLFLTIQWLIGPDPKGWQVVTATFIFIGGIQCTLLSVLGEYIGKSFMAQSGQPQYVIKYNSGEPV